A portion of the uncultured Draconibacterium sp. genome contains these proteins:
- a CDS encoding retropepsin-like aspartic protease, translating to MRTKLPIDIIELESSNYHLILPSQFEGNKNAYWVIDTGASKSVFDKNLAGFILSEEGETEDLHAANMSEEPLKTSLGILNPLFFGKLKVDNMKVALMDMNHINELYQKVTDYKICGLLGSDFLLKYNAVIDYKRRVLKLSI from the coding sequence ATGCGAACAAAACTACCTATCGACATTATAGAGCTGGAATCCTCGAATTATCATTTAATCCTTCCATCGCAATTTGAAGGAAATAAAAATGCTTATTGGGTAATTGACACCGGTGCTTCGAAATCAGTTTTTGATAAAAACCTTGCCGGTTTTATTTTGTCGGAGGAAGGAGAAACAGAAGATCTTCATGCGGCAAATATGAGCGAGGAACCTCTTAAAACATCGCTGGGTATTTTAAACCCACTATTTTTTGGAAAGCTAAAAGTGGATAACATGAAAGTTGCCCTGATGGACATGAATCATATAAACGAGCTATATCAAAAAGTTACCGACTATAAAATCTGTGGTTTGCTGGGCAGCGATTTCCTTTTAAAATACAATGCCGTTATCGATTATAAAAGGCGCGTGCTTAAGTTGTCGATTTAG
- the secDF gene encoding protein translocase subunit SecDF, whose protein sequence is MQNKGAILTFAILLAAVCFYQLSFTVVSNRVKDNAIEYAQGDEMKEYQYLDSMKSEVVYNFLGLKKFTYKDVQELEINLGLDLKGGMNVTLQVEVQDIIRAMSNNSDDETFNAALALATKNQENSTKDYVTLFGEAFEEIDPNARLASIFNTLELRDQVNFNTTNAEVLRIIDEQTKAAIANAFNIIRTRIDRFGVAQPNIQNLQTSGRILVELPGVKDQNRVRSLLQGTANLEFWETYENQEVYQYMLQANERIKEMQVLESEKSADVTADEVTEAEAVADTTENSLLSELEAGAAGDTTATPDNLAAFREQYPLFALLNPSTDQTGQLYPGPVVGMANAKDTSQINTYLHNPQIRSVFPRDMKFAWTAKSVDEAGNFYRLIALKVTTRDGKAPLDGGVITDARQDYDQFGTNPEVAMQMNAEGAKIWQRMTKENVGKSIAIVLDGYVRSFPNVNGEIPGGRSSITGLESIEEAQDLANVLKSGKMPAPARIIQEDIVGPSLGQKAINSGLISFVIAFALVLIYMLFFYSKNAGLAANIALVANMFFIFGILASLGAVLTLPGIAGIVLTIGMSVDANVLIYERIQEEMRAGKGVKLAITDGYKNAYSAIIDGQVTTLLTGIVLYLFGSGPIKGFATTLIIGILTSLFSAIFLTRLIFEWQLKKGGRILFASTATEGWLRNMKIKFLEKRKMFYVISGVFILISIGSFLVRGLNYGIDFKGGRSYIVEFQKDVEVGEVRAALADVFDAAPEVKTSGNDIKITTDYKIEDHSENIDNEVEALLMKGLQDADLIDKSVTLEEFTQEYQQSSQKVGPTISDDIRKDAAIAIGFSLIIIFLYILVRFRDWQYGLGAVAALAHDSLIVLGIFSLFSGVLPFTLEIDQAFIAAILTVLGYSINDTVVVFDRIREYLGLHPKRDRVENVDAALNSTLRRTFSTSLSTFVVLLAIFLFGGATIRGFTFALLVGVVVGTYSSLFIATPIAHDTRSRVAKVVAKRKK, encoded by the coding sequence ATGCAAAACAAAGGTGCAATTTTAACATTTGCAATTCTGTTGGCAGCGGTATGTTTTTACCAACTATCGTTTACCGTGGTGTCGAACCGGGTAAAAGATAATGCCATAGAATATGCTCAAGGTGATGAGATGAAAGAATATCAATACCTTGATTCAATGAAGAGCGAAGTGGTTTACAACTTCCTCGGATTGAAAAAATTTACTTACAAAGATGTTCAGGAACTGGAAATTAACCTGGGTCTTGACCTTAAAGGTGGTATGAACGTAACACTTCAGGTTGAAGTGCAGGATATCATCCGTGCAATGTCGAACAATAGCGACGATGAAACATTTAACGCTGCATTGGCATTGGCAACTAAAAACCAGGAAAACAGTACAAAAGATTACGTAACGCTTTTTGGCGAGGCTTTCGAAGAGATTGATCCGAATGCGCGATTAGCTTCTATTTTCAACACTTTGGAACTTCGCGATCAGGTTAACTTTAACACAACCAATGCCGAGGTATTGAGAATTATTGATGAGCAAACAAAGGCTGCAATTGCCAATGCTTTTAATATCATCCGTACTCGTATCGACCGTTTTGGTGTTGCACAGCCAAATATTCAGAACCTGCAAACAAGCGGTAGAATTTTGGTTGAATTGCCGGGTGTTAAAGATCAGAACCGTGTGCGTAGCCTGTTGCAGGGAACAGCAAATCTTGAGTTCTGGGAAACCTACGAAAACCAGGAAGTTTATCAATACATGCTTCAGGCAAACGAGCGAATTAAAGAAATGCAAGTGCTTGAATCAGAGAAAAGTGCTGATGTAACTGCAGATGAAGTAACTGAAGCAGAAGCAGTGGCTGATACTACTGAAAACTCATTACTTTCAGAGTTGGAAGCCGGCGCCGCAGGTGATACAACAGCAACACCTGATAATTTAGCTGCTTTCAGAGAGCAATATCCTCTGTTTGCGCTTTTGAATCCAAGTACTGATCAAACTGGTCAGCTTTATCCTGGCCCGGTTGTGGGTATGGCCAACGCAAAAGATACATCGCAGATTAATACATACCTTCATAATCCACAAATCAGAAGCGTATTTCCTCGCGATATGAAATTTGCATGGACTGCGAAATCAGTTGATGAAGCTGGTAATTTTTATCGTTTAATTGCACTAAAAGTTACTACCCGCGACGGAAAAGCACCTCTTGATGGTGGTGTAATTACTGATGCTCGTCAGGATTACGACCAGTTCGGTACAAATCCTGAAGTAGCGATGCAAATGAATGCTGAAGGTGCAAAGATTTGGCAACGAATGACCAAAGAAAATGTTGGTAAATCAATTGCAATTGTTCTTGATGGTTATGTTCGTTCATTTCCAAATGTAAATGGCGAGATTCCTGGAGGACGTTCAAGTATTACAGGATTGGAGAGCATTGAAGAGGCGCAAGACCTTGCAAACGTGCTGAAATCGGGTAAAATGCCGGCTCCTGCACGTATTATTCAGGAAGATATTGTAGGTCCTTCACTGGGGCAGAAAGCTATTAACAGCGGTTTAATCTCGTTTGTAATCGCTTTTGCACTTGTATTGATTTACATGTTGTTCTTCTACAGTAAAAATGCAGGTTTGGCAGCAAACATTGCACTGGTTGCCAACATGTTCTTCATTTTTGGTATCCTGGCTTCGTTAGGTGCAGTACTTACACTGCCTGGTATTGCAGGTATCGTTCTTACAATTGGTATGTCGGTTGATGCGAACGTGCTGATTTACGAACGTATTCAGGAAGAAATGCGCGCCGGAAAAGGAGTAAAACTGGCGATTACCGATGGTTATAAAAATGCATACTCGGCAATTATCGATGGTCAGGTAACTACATTATTAACCGGTATCGTTCTTTACCTGTTTGGTTCAGGTCCTATCAAAGGTTTTGCTACTACGCTGATCATTGGTATTCTAACCTCACTGTTCTCTGCAATTTTCTTAACCCGTTTGATTTTCGAATGGCAGTTGAAAAAAGGTGGCCGTATATTGTTTGCTTCTACAGCAACAGAAGGTTGGTTGCGTAATATGAAAATTAAATTCCTCGAGAAAAGAAAAATGTTCTACGTGATTTCAGGTGTGTTCATCCTGATTTCTATCGGATCTTTCTTGGTACGCGGTTTGAATTACGGTATCGACTTTAAAGGTGGTCGTTCGTACATTGTAGAGTTCCAGAAAGATGTTGAGGTTGGTGAAGTGCGTGCAGCACTGGCCGATGTTTTTGATGCAGCTCCAGAAGTAAAAACTTCGGGTAACGACATTAAAATTACTACTGACTATAAAATTGAAGACCACAGCGAAAATATCGATAACGAAGTTGAAGCTTTGTTGATGAAAGGTTTGCAGGATGCTGACCTGATCGACAAATCGGTAACGCTTGAAGAATTTACTCAGGAATACCAGCAGAGTTCGCAAAAAGTTGGTCCTACTATTTCGGATGATATTCGTAAGGATGCAGCTATTGCAATTGGCTTCTCGCTGATTATTATTTTCCTTTATATTCTTGTTCGTTTCCGCGACTGGCAATATGGATTGGGTGCTGTTGCCGCATTGGCACACGACTCGTTAATCGTGCTGGGTATCTTCTCATTATTTTCAGGAGTATTACCATTTACTCTTGAGATCGATCAGGCGTTTATCGCCGCCATTCTAACGGTGCTGGGTTACTCTATTAACGATACCGTGGTTGTATTCGACCGTATCAGGGAGTACCTGGGCTTACACCCAAAACGCGACCGTGTTGAAAACGTTGATGCTGCACTGAATAGCACGCTTCGTCGTACTTTCAGTACATCACTGTCAACTTTCGTGGTATTGTTAGCTATCTTCCTGTTCGGTGGAGCTACCATCCGCGGCTTTACGTTCGCTTTATTGGTGGGTGTAGTTGTGGGTACCTACTCATCGCTTTTTATTGCAACACCAATTGCACACGACACGCGTAGCCGTGTTGCCAAAGTAGTTGCAAAACGTAAAAAATAG
- a CDS encoding DUF5916 domain-containing protein, whose product MKLSLVLFLCSFFSLAGVANGLSLKSDTTINTFNKDYVYQVKKLQNEIVIDGVIDEPDWGRAQKADKFYRVLPVDTGFATQPSTMMMAYDDKALYVAQIFYDTIPGKRVMESFRRDFSFGSNDNLLIFFDTFLDQTNGFSFGVSASGAKWDGTMSNGHSVSLDWDCKWEMETKHYNDRWVSEMRIPFKSVRYPNGSKEWNVNFSRLDLKSDEKSAWAPVPRQFPTASLAYTGRMKFEEPLPKSKTQFSVIPYLLGGAAKDFEAGTSTDYRTDFGFDAKVGISSSMTLDLTYNPDFAQVEVDQQVTNIDRFELFFPEKRQFFLENSDLFSSYGYEHTLTPFFSRRIGLDAPVIAGARLSGKIGNDWRVGFMNMATEETSENLARNFTVASIQKKMFTRSSLGFIAVNKEYFDVPSDTSMFNRVIGFDYNLASKDNVWDGKFFYHRSFQPDNPDKQYAQGAMLNYSTPHIHLGIYETSVGENYRAEAGYVRRTGYNFIGGNIGYTFVPNRKVSSHGPSIKLDNYYNPDNDLIEHEYQLEYEFTFANRAQLSFEYTDQFVKLRGDFNPTQDPDNYLPEGSEYDFGLFAVSYQSTRKSLFTWEAEAVKGSFYSGDIQVIEGEIGYRFQPYVNLTMNFNYTDMDLGGPFSREKFWLVGPKMDITFTDKIFWSTFVQYNEQIDNLNINSRFQWRYQPVSDIYLVYTDNYFTGNWNSRNRAVVLKMTYWFN is encoded by the coding sequence ATGAAGTTGTCTTTGGTCTTATTCCTCTGTTCATTTTTCTCGCTGGCAGGTGTTGCCAATGGTTTGAGTTTAAAGTCTGATACCACCATAAACACCTTTAATAAAGACTATGTATACCAGGTAAAAAAGCTTCAGAATGAGATTGTCATCGATGGAGTGATTGACGAACCTGATTGGGGACGCGCGCAAAAAGCCGACAAGTTTTACCGTGTATTGCCAGTTGATACCGGATTTGCAACACAGCCCTCAACAATGATGATGGCCTACGACGATAAGGCCTTGTATGTTGCACAAATATTTTACGATACCATTCCGGGCAAACGCGTTATGGAGTCTTTCCGCCGCGATTTTAGTTTTGGAAGCAACGACAACCTACTTATATTTTTCGATACATTTTTAGATCAGACAAACGGTTTTTCGTTTGGCGTTTCGGCCTCGGGGGCAAAGTGGGACGGCACCATGAGTAACGGACACAGCGTATCGCTCGACTGGGACTGTAAGTGGGAGATGGAGACCAAACATTACAACGACCGCTGGGTAAGCGAAATGCGCATTCCTTTTAAATCGGTGCGTTACCCGAATGGTAGCAAAGAATGGAACGTAAACTTTAGCCGTCTTGATTTAAAATCGGATGAGAAGTCAGCTTGGGCACCTGTTCCCCGGCAGTTCCCAACGGCATCGCTGGCCTACACCGGCCGCATGAAATTTGAGGAGCCGCTGCCAAAATCAAAAACACAGTTTTCGGTAATTCCCTATTTACTTGGCGGAGCCGCAAAAGATTTTGAGGCCGGAACAAGTACTGATTATCGTACAGATTTTGGTTTTGATGCCAAGGTGGGTATTTCGTCATCCATGACTTTAGACCTGACCTACAATCCCGATTTTGCACAGGTTGAAGTGGATCAGCAGGTAACCAATATCGATCGTTTTGAACTGTTCTTTCCCGAAAAGCGACAATTTTTTCTCGAAAACAGCGACTTGTTTTCAAGTTACGGTTACGAGCATACATTAACTCCGTTTTTCTCGCGCCGTATTGGTTTAGATGCTCCGGTGATTGCCGGTGCACGATTGAGTGGAAAGATTGGAAACGACTGGCGCGTGGGTTTTATGAATATGGCCACCGAAGAAACCAGCGAAAACCTGGCGCGAAATTTTACCGTGGCATCTATTCAAAAGAAAATGTTTACGCGCTCGAGTCTTGGATTTATTGCTGTAAATAAAGAGTATTTTGATGTACCATCAGATACCAGCATGTTTAACCGTGTGATTGGTTTTGATTATAACCTGGCCAGCAAAGACAATGTGTGGGATGGAAAGTTCTTTTATCATCGCTCGTTTCAGCCTGATAATCCCGATAAACAATATGCACAGGGAGCCATGTTGAATTACAGTACACCACATATTCACCTGGGAATTTACGAAACCTCAGTAGGCGAAAATTACCGTGCAGAGGCCGGTTATGTGCGCCGGACAGGTTATAATTTTATTGGCGGGAATATTGGCTATACTTTTGTTCCTAACAGAAAGGTGTCGAGCCACGGACCAAGTATAAAACTAGATAATTATTATAACCCCGATAACGACCTGATTGAACATGAATACCAGCTTGAATACGAATTTACCTTTGCAAACCGGGCGCAGTTGAGTTTTGAGTATACCGACCAGTTTGTAAAACTACGTGGCGATTTTAATCCAACACAAGATCCGGATAATTATTTACCCGAAGGATCGGAATATGATTTCGGACTCTTTGCTGTTTCCTATCAATCTACCCGAAAATCGTTGTTTACATGGGAGGCCGAGGCCGTGAAAGGGAGTTTCTATAGCGGCGACATTCAGGTTATTGAGGGAGAAATTGGTTACCGCTTTCAGCCTTACGTAAACCTTACCATGAATTTTAACTACACCGACATGGATTTGGGTGGCCCGTTTAGTCGCGAGAAATTCTGGCTGGTTGGCCCGAAAATGGACATCACCTTTACCGATAAAATTTTCTGGTCTACTTTTGTACAATACAACGAACAAATCGATAACCTGAATATCAACTCACGCTTTCAGTGGCGATACCAACCGGTTTCGGATATTTACCTGGTGTACACCGACAATTATTTTACCGGAAATTGGAACTCACGAAACAGGGCTGTAGTTTTAAAAATGACTTATTGGTTTAATTAG
- a CDS encoding gamma-glutamylcyclotransferase family protein — MTNVFVYGSLLFSEIADGLCGQTLTSEDATLRGFSRFALKEADYPAIVPYKNAEVTGKILLNLEDEAIKLLTFYEGDEYEIVPVKVKTNSGIKNAIAFVWIAGNEFLEDVDWDTEQFKSESLEFYRDEIIPATRKEFYRTE, encoded by the coding sequence ATGACCAATGTATTTGTATATGGTTCGCTGTTATTTTCTGAGATTGCTGACGGTTTATGCGGGCAGACCTTAACAAGCGAAGATGCAACTTTAAGAGGATTTTCACGCTTTGCATTGAAAGAAGCCGACTACCCGGCAATAGTTCCATATAAAAATGCAGAGGTAACTGGAAAGATATTGCTTAATCTAGAAGATGAAGCCATTAAACTCCTTACTTTTTACGAAGGCGATGAATATGAAATTGTTCCTGTAAAAGTTAAAACCAACTCGGGAATTAAAAATGCAATTGCTTTTGTTTGGATTGCCGGCAATGAATTTCTGGAAGATGTTGACTGGGATACAGAACAGTTTAAATCAGAATCGCTGGAATTTTATCGTGATGAAATTATTCCGGCTACACGAAAAGAATTCTACAGAACAGAGTAG
- a CDS encoding malate dehydrogenase has product MKVTVVGAGAVGASCAEYIAIKDFAEEIVLIDIKEGFAEGKAMDLMQTASLNGFDSTIVGTTNDYTKTAGSDVAVITSGIPRKPGMTREELIGINAGIVKDVAEKLIAESPNVIIIVVSNPMDTMAYLAHKATGLPKNRIIGMGGALDSARFKYRLAEALECAQSDISAMVIGGHSDTGMVPLVDKAVRNSVPVTEFLSEEKQAEVVEATKVGGATLTKLLGTSAWYAPGAAVSELVRAIALDSQKMFPCSALLEGEYGLSDISIGVPCIIGKNGIEKIVEIELSDAEKEKLTASAEGVSKVNALL; this is encoded by the coding sequence ATGAAAGTAACAGTAGTTGGAGCAGGTGCAGTAGGTGCAAGTTGCGCCGAGTATATCGCAATTAAAGATTTTGCAGAAGAAATAGTATTGATTGACATTAAAGAAGGTTTTGCTGAAGGTAAAGCAATGGATTTGATGCAAACTGCTTCGTTAAACGGTTTTGACTCAACTATCGTTGGAACAACTAACGATTACACTAAAACAGCTGGTAGCGATGTTGCAGTAATTACAAGTGGTATCCCACGTAAACCTGGAATGACTCGTGAAGAGCTGATCGGTATCAATGCAGGTATTGTAAAAGACGTTGCTGAAAAATTGATTGCTGAATCACCAAACGTAATCATCATTGTGGTTAGTAACCCAATGGATACAATGGCTTACCTGGCACACAAAGCTACAGGTCTTCCTAAAAACCGTATCATCGGTATGGGTGGAGCATTAGATAGCGCACGTTTTAAATACAGATTGGCTGAAGCATTGGAATGTGCACAGTCTGATATTTCTGCAATGGTAATTGGTGGTCACAGCGATACCGGTATGGTTCCATTGGTAGACAAAGCTGTTCGTAACAGTGTTCCTGTTACCGAATTTTTAAGTGAAGAAAAACAAGCTGAAGTAGTTGAAGCTACTAAAGTTGGTGGTGCTACTTTAACAAAACTGTTAGGAACCAGCGCATGGTATGCTCCTGGTGCAGCAGTATCAGAATTGGTTCGCGCCATTGCATTGGATTCTCAAAAAATGTTTCCATGTTCAGCGCTTCTTGAAGGTGAGTATGGATTAAGCGACATTTCAATCGGTGTGCCTTGTATCATCGGTAAAAACGGTATCGAGAAAATCGTTGAAATCGAACTTTCAGATGCTGAAAAAGAAAAACTGACTGCAAGTGCAGAAGGTGTTTCAAAAGTGAACGCATTACTATAA
- a CDS encoding SMP-30/gluconolactonase/LRE family protein: MIKTAVFRLSTVLCILFISYNFSMAQNKTGIFDNHSDIGACKHQGFASFNPTDQTYTIGGSGFNMWFGDDQFHYLWTTLQGDFILRAEVKFLGAGVDPHRKVGWMIRNNLDSNSPHANATVHGDGLTSLQYRKTVGADTEEVISEDKAPDVIQLERKGSTFIMSTAKFGEPLKVVQLENLSLDNEVYAGIYVCAHNTDVMETAIYRNVRIILPEKEDYVPYRDYIGSNLEILDIESGLRKVIHHSAHSIQAPNWTPDNEKLIYNSKGHLFTYKLTNGEINPLNTGFATNNNNDHVLSFDGSLLGISHHSADNNGNSTIYYLPAKGDSTPVPVTKTGIGASYFHGWSPDKKTMLFTGERNGQYDIYSVDVASGEETQLTNFKTLDDGSEFSPDGKYIFFNSARSGTMQLWRMDADGKNQIQLTNDKYNDWFPHVSPDKKWIVFISFPEDVDPGDHPFYKHCLIRLIPYEGGEPRILAYIYGGQGSMNVPNWSPDSKKIAFISNSN; the protein is encoded by the coding sequence ATGATCAAAACTGCAGTCTTTCGTTTATCTACCGTACTTTGTATTTTATTCATCAGTTACAACTTTTCAATGGCGCAAAACAAAACTGGTATTTTCGATAACCACAGCGATATCGGTGCCTGCAAACATCAGGGATTTGCATCTTTTAATCCAACCGACCAAACCTACACTATTGGAGGATCAGGATTTAACATGTGGTTTGGCGACGACCAGTTTCACTACTTGTGGACAACGCTACAGGGCGATTTCATTTTGCGCGCCGAAGTTAAATTTTTAGGCGCTGGTGTTGATCCGCACCGTAAAGTAGGCTGGATGATTCGGAACAACCTCGACAGCAACTCTCCACACGCCAATGCAACCGTTCATGGCGATGGACTTACATCGTTGCAATACAGAAAAACCGTGGGTGCCGATACCGAGGAAGTAATATCGGAAGACAAGGCACCGGACGTAATCCAACTGGAAAGAAAAGGTTCGACTTTTATAATGTCGACTGCCAAATTTGGAGAACCTTTGAAAGTCGTTCAACTTGAAAACCTGTCGCTAGATAACGAAGTTTATGCGGGCATTTATGTTTGCGCACACAATACCGATGTTATGGAAACTGCAATTTACCGGAATGTACGCATTATTCTACCGGAAAAAGAAGACTATGTTCCTTACCGGGATTACATCGGGAGTAATCTTGAAATTTTGGATATTGAAAGTGGACTGCGCAAAGTTATCCATCATTCAGCACATTCCATTCAGGCGCCTAACTGGACTCCCGACAACGAAAAACTGATCTACAATTCAAAAGGTCATTTATTCACCTACAAGTTGACAAACGGCGAAATTAATCCGTTAAATACAGGTTTTGCCACCAATAATAACAACGACCACGTACTAAGTTTTGATGGCAGTTTACTGGGAATAAGCCACCACAGTGCAGATAATAATGGCAACTCAACAATTTACTACCTTCCGGCAAAAGGAGACTCCACGCCGGTTCCGGTTACAAAAACCGGAATTGGTGCATCATATTTTCATGGCTGGTCGCCCGATAAAAAAACAATGCTGTTTACCGGCGAGCGAAACGGACAATACGACATTTACAGCGTTGATGTTGCAAGTGGAGAAGAAACACAACTCACTAATTTTAAAACGCTTGACGATGGCTCCGAATTCAGCCCCGACGGGAAATACATCTTTTTCAATTCGGCCAGAAGCGGCACCATGCAGCTTTGGCGGATGGACGCGGATGGCAAAAATCAAATTCAGCTGACTAATGACAAGTACAACGACTGGTTTCCACATGTTAGTCCTGATAAAAAATGGATCGTTTTTATTTCATTCCCTGAAGATGTTGATCCAGGCGATCATCCTTTTTATAAACACTGCCTGATACGCTTGATTCCCTATGAAGGAGGCGAGCCACGCATTTTGGCTTATATTTACGGTGGACAGGGATCTATGAATGTTCCAAACTGGTCGCCCGACAGCAAAAAAATTGCTTTTATATCAAACAGTAATTAG
- a CDS encoding SPFH domain-containing protein produces the protein MITFFGFLVLLAGLAAIFFARLDKEGKAPALLSGIRKRYGHILIIAGVSLMLMQYLFFFADRGFNYLLVSPTGRMSAVMEQGIKWRGFAKIDKWQKYIDVKVVSKETESDVDELEGVMSPVPIRFIDQVTANGHVSLRFQLPQDKHSFINLAVKYRTMSNLVNNTIIPTVREQLINTGYMFAAQNYISGEAQSFRQTFEEQLKDGTYAVNKLEVRDTIFNEIDMTDKQRTIKEIETSYRVEKILEGGIPKRIPHELSENNIIVSQVIVDKIDLEATFKQRLEAQRDESAKRQLEQQKIETAKAEQQRIVAQGERDKAAERVTQEKEQVKALIAIETKLKQEETNKKLAAIALETERLSAQTVKVKADADAYEIAKKVNAGITPEIKLKMELDRDIKVAAEIAKIKFPETMIIADGENGTPLESLIGAAMAKQLQSSKK, from the coding sequence ATGATTACATTTTTTGGATTTTTAGTTTTACTGGCCGGATTGGCCGCCATTTTTTTTGCACGACTTGATAAAGAAGGTAAAGCACCTGCCCTATTATCAGGGATACGAAAAAGGTACGGACATATTTTAATAATAGCCGGTGTTTCGCTAATGCTGATGCAATACCTGTTCTTTTTTGCCGATCGCGGATTTAATTATCTTTTGGTGTCGCCAACCGGGCGCATGAGTGCTGTTATGGAGCAAGGTATAAAGTGGCGCGGATTTGCTAAAATTGATAAATGGCAAAAATACATTGATGTTAAAGTTGTAAGCAAGGAGACCGAATCGGATGTTGACGAATTGGAAGGTGTGATGAGCCCGGTGCCCATTCGTTTTATCGATCAGGTTACGGCGAATGGTCATGTTTCGCTGCGTTTTCAATTGCCACAAGACAAACATTCTTTTATAAATCTGGCAGTAAAATACCGTACCATGAGTAACCTGGTAAATAATACCATCATTCCAACGGTGCGCGAGCAATTGATCAATACAGGTTATATGTTTGCCGCTCAGAACTACATTTCCGGGGAGGCTCAGTCGTTCAGACAAACATTTGAGGAGCAGCTAAAAGACGGAACTTATGCTGTAAACAAACTGGAGGTTCGTGATACCATTTTTAATGAAATAGATATGACCGACAAACAACGAACCATTAAAGAGATTGAAACCAGTTACCGTGTTGAGAAAATTCTGGAAGGTGGTATTCCAAAACGAATTCCGCACGAATTATCCGAAAATAACATCATTGTTTCGCAGGTAATTGTTGACAAAATTGACTTGGAAGCTACCTTTAAACAACGTTTGGAAGCACAGCGTGACGAGTCGGCAAAACGCCAGTTGGAACAACAAAAAATTGAAACTGCAAAAGCCGAGCAGCAACGTATTGTTGCACAAGGTGAGCGCGATAAAGCTGCCGAGCGAGTTACACAGGAAAAAGAGCAGGTAAAAGCATTAATTGCCATTGAAACGAAATTGAAACAGGAAGAAACCAATAAAAAATTAGCAGCAATTGCACTTGAAACCGAGCGCTTGAGTGCACAAACAGTAAAAGTAAAAGCCGATGCCGATGCATACGAAATTGCAAAAAAAGTAAATGCCGGTATAACCCCTGAAATTAAATTGAAAATGGAGCTTGATCGCGACATTAAAGTGGCTGCAGAGATTGCGAAGATAAAATTCCCGGAAACCATGATTATTGCCGATGGAGAAAACGGAACGCCACTGGAAAGTTTAATAGGAGCTGCGATGGCTAAACAATTACAATCGTCGAAAAAATAA